A single genomic interval of Aedes aegypti strain LVP_AGWG chromosome 1, AaegL5.0 Primary Assembly, whole genome shotgun sequence harbors:
- the LOC5576876 gene encoding cuticle protein 2, translating to MFRFIVVSTLLVAASAQYNGYNRDPKTVAIVSEQRYLAGDGQFGAAYDQEDGTNFKEETDADGNRRGSYSYLDPSGQRRTISYVAGKNGFQASGDHLPVAPAAPPAPAHAAPQPQYRQQAQPQYQQQAQPQYQQQAQPQYNFDHQGRSYDNQGYEDGQYDPRWNDPSFSQQHSRPTAAPVVTPAPVQNYHHQPAPIENYHRQQPAQAPVPQNYHHASPQPQQEWTTQAPHRFQPPGKLQLNRTPDGFSYTFNKV from the exons ATGTTCAGATTT ATTGTGGTATCAACGTTGTTGGTAGCGGCTAGTGCCCAGTATAATGGATATAACCGTGATCCCAAGACAGTTGCGATCGTAAGCGAGCAGCGGTACCTTGCCGGAGATGGACAGTTCGGTGCTGCTTACGATCAGGAAGATGGAACCAACTTCAAGGAGGAAACGGATGCTGATGGCAACCGCCGAGGATCCTACAGCTACCTTGATCCATCTGGACAAAGAAGAACCATCTCCTACGTTGCTGGCAAAAATGG ATTCCAAGCTTCGGGAGATCATCTGCCTGTAGCCCCTGCTGCTCCACCAGCACCAGCTCATGCTGCCCCTCAGCCACAGTACAGACAACAGGCTCAGCCACAATACCAACAACAGGCTCAGCCACAGTATCAACAGCAGGCTCAACCCCAATATAACTTTGATCACCAGGGCCGCAGCTATGACAACCAAGGCTATGAAGATGGACAGTACGATCCTCGTTGGAACGATCCCTCTTTCAGTCAGCAACACTCCCGCCCAACTGCAGCTCCCGTTGTAACTCCAGCTCCAGTTCAAAACTACCATCATCAGCCAGCTCCAATCGAAAACTATCACCGCCAGCAGCCAGCTCAAGCCCCAGTTCCTCAGAACTATCACCATGCGTCTCCCCAGCCACAGCAGGAATGGACTACCCAGGCCCCACATCGATTCCAGCCACCAGGAAAACTCCAGCTGAACAGAACTCCCGACGGTTTCAGCTACACCTTCAACAAGGTTTAA